The proteins below come from a single Xyrauchen texanus isolate HMW12.3.18 chromosome 3, RBS_HiC_50CHRs, whole genome shotgun sequence genomic window:
- the cfap73 gene encoding coiled-coil domain-containing protein 42 homolog — MSLNLEDYFRTVFESKLSINPSQNENDLKSMALRHLEKRAESASMDKALEAQKKEFEMELERVRQKKEEMAKEEKKLKESVLHYDKFIKENDAKRSRAIKKAESERAQTRQKEQEIERLKMKLDGLLAQKEELEARANKSSIYQRLIENAVKRSGQFVNADQFIARFETLRTMREHLLEKQNAIEKETERRRLEHRQYLNEQKSLILHYTNTLYQLQAQLDSIRSEALKWESKMKHIQSTAAKDTLLLGQILYTILNLYRLISKETVDVENAFEQLEKIQDFIQIQKAIEREMKSGMLPYSNSITAYI, encoded by the exons ATGAGTTTGAATTTGGAGGATTACTTTCGGACGGTTTTCGAGTCGAAACtctcaat AAATCCGTCACAGAACGAGAATGATTTAAAATCGATGGCCTTGCGACATTTAGAGAAGCGCGCGGAGAGCGCGAGCATGGACAAAGCACTGGAAGCTCAGAAAAAG GAGTTTGAGATGGAGCTGGAGAGAGTCAGACAGAAGAAAGAAGAAATGGCAAAAGAAGAGAAGAAACTGAAAGAATCTGTACTGCATTATGACAAGTTTATCAAA gAAAATGACGCCAAACGGTCTCGAGCCATAAAGAAAGCAGAGTCAGAGAGAGCTCAGACCAGGCAGAAAGAACAGGAGATTGAAAGGCTAAAGATGAAACTTGATGGCCTGTTGGCTCAAAAAGAGGAACTGGAGGCTCGTGCCAATAAATCCAGCATCTACCAACGTTTGATAGAAAATGCTGTTAAGCGGTCTGGACAG TTTGTGAATGCTGATCAATTCATTGCCCGTTTTGAAACACTACGGACAATGCGTGAACACTTACtggaaaaacaaaatgcaatagagaaagaaacagagagaagGAGGCTGGAACACAGACAGTACTTAAATGAACAGAAATCTCTTATTCTGCACTATACCAACACATTGTACCAGCTTCAGGCACAGCTAGACAGCATACGTTCGGAAGCATTAAAATgg GAATCAAAAATGAAGCACATCCAATCCACTGCAGCAAAAGATACACTCCTATTGGGTCAGATACTGTACACAATCCTTAACCTTTATCGCTTGATTAGCAAAGAAACTGTGGATGTTGAGAATGCCTTTGAGCAGTTGGAAAAG ATTCAGGACTTTATCCAGATTCAAaaagcgatagagagagagatgaaatcaGGGATGCTCCCATACTCCAATTCCATCACAGCATACATTTAG